A section of the Pygocentrus nattereri isolate fPygNat1 chromosome 18, fPygNat1.pri, whole genome shotgun sequence genome encodes:
- the mef2ca gene encoding myocyte enhancer factor 2ca isoform X1: MGRKKIQIARIMDERNRHVTFTKRKFGLMKKAYELSVLCDCEIALIIFNSTNKLFQYASTDMDKVLLKYTEYNEPHESRTNSDIVETLRKKGLNGCDSPDIDADDSGHSPESEDKYRKINEDIDLMISRQRLCQTIPPSNYDMPVSIPISNPNSLIYSHPGGSLGNPNLLPLAHPSLPRNTLSPGVTHRPPSVGNTGGLIGSDLTSSMGTNAGNGYGNHRNSPGLLVSPGSMSKGMQAKTPPPMSINMSNRKPDLRVLIPPGAKNTMPSISEDVDMLLNQRINNSQSAQSLTTPVVSVATPTLPGQGMGGYPSAISASYGTEYSLSSADLTSLSGFNSSSSLHMGSMTGWQQQHLQNMQHPALGHLGNCISTQLCQSSNLSLPSTQSMTIKSEPVSPPRDRTGSGCGGYAQPPNPPSQQQVPPPAQQSLLRQDSGRSPVDSLSSCGSSYEGSDRDEHRADFHSPLGLLRPPSHEESESPSVKRVRLAEGWAS; encoded by the exons GTAACATTCACAAAGAGGAAGTTTGGCCTGATGAAGAAAGCCTACGAACTGAGTGTTCTGTGTGATTGTGAGATCGCACTTATCATCTTCAACAGCACCAACAAGCTGTTCCAGTATGCCAGCACTGACATGGATAAAGTGCTGCTCAAGTACACAGAGTACAATGAACCCCATGAGAGTCGGACTAATTCAGACATTGTGGAG ACACTGAGGAAGAAGGGTCTAAATGGCTGTGACAGCCCTGATATTGATGCAGATGATTCAGGCCACAGTCCTGAGTCTGAGGATAAATATCGCAAAATCAACGAGGATATTGACCTCATGATCAGTAGACAGAGGCTGTGT CAGACAATCCCACCTTCCAACTATGACATGCCAGTCTCCATCCCAATAAGTAATCCCAACAGTCTGATCTATAGCCACCCAGGGGGCTCCTTAGGCAACCCCAATCTGCTGCCACTGGCCCATCCCTCCCTTCCGAGGAACACCTTGTCTCCTGGAGTGACTCACAGGCCCCCTAGTGTGGGCAACACAG GTGGTCTCATAGGTTCAGACTTGACCAGCAGCATGGGAACCAATGCTG GAAACGGGTATGGGAATCACCGTAACTCCCCTGGTCTGCTGGTCTCTCCAGGGAGCATGAGCAAAGGCATGCAGGCCAAGACCCCCCCACCCATGTCCATTAACATGAGCAACCGCAAACCTGACCTTCGTGTGCTGATCCCCCCTGGTGCTAAGAACACCATGCCTTCTATT TCAGAGGATGTTGATATGCTACTG AACCAGAGAATAAACAACTCTCAGTCTGCCCAATCTTTGACCACCCCAGTGGTGTCTGTTGCGACACCCACTCTACCTGGACAGGGAATGGGAGGATACCCCTCAGCCATCTCTGCTTCATATGGTACAG AATATTCTTTGAGCAGCGCAGACCTGACCTCTTTGTCGGGCTTCAACAGCTCCAGCTCTCTCCACATGGGTTCTATGACAGGGTGGCAGCAACAACACCTTCAAAATATGCAGCACCCAGCTCTTGGACACCTAGG AAACTGTATTAGCACTCAGTTATGTCAGAGCTCGAATCTCTCGCTGCCCTCTACACAGAGCATGACCATCAAGTCCGAACCTGTTTCTCCTCCAAGAGACCGAACTGGGAGTGGCTGTGGGGGCTATGCTCAGCCTCCTAACCCCCCTTCCCAGCAGCAGGTACCGCCGCCGGCACAGCAGTCCCTGCTGCGACAGGACTCAGGCCGCTCGCCTGTTGACAGCCTGAGCAGCTGCGGCAGCTCATACGAGGGCAGTGACCGCGATGAACACCGTGCTGACTTCCACTCACCACTGGGACTGCTGCGTCCACCCTCGCATGAGGAGAGTGAGAGTCCATCTGTCAAACGTGTGCGCCTGGCTGAGGGCTGGGCCTCATGA
- the mef2ca gene encoding myocyte enhancer factor 2ca isoform X4 — MGRKKIQIARIMDERNRHVTFTKRKFGLMKKAYELSVLCDCEIALIIFNSTNKLFQYASTDMDKVLLKYTEYNEPHESRTNSDIVETLRKKGLNGCDSPDIDADDSGHSPESEDKYRKINEDIDLMISRQRLCTIPPSNYDMPVSIPISNPNSLIYSHPGGSLGNPNLLPLAHPSLPRNTLSPGVTHRPPSVGNTGGLIGSDLTSSMGTNAGNGYGNHRNSPGLLVSPGSMSKGMQAKTPPPMSINMSNRKPDLRVLIPPGAKNTMPSINQRINNSQSAQSLTTPVVSVATPTLPGQGMGGYPSAISASYGTEYSLSSADLTSLSGFNSSSSLHMGSMTGWQQQHLQNMQHPALGHLGNCISTQLCQSSNLSLPSTQSMTIKSEPVSPPRDRTGSGCGGYAQPPNPPSQQQVPPPAQQSLLRQDSGRSPVDSLSSCGSSYEGSDRDEHRADFHSPLGLLRPPSHEESESPSVKRVRLAEGWAS; from the exons GTAACATTCACAAAGAGGAAGTTTGGCCTGATGAAGAAAGCCTACGAACTGAGTGTTCTGTGTGATTGTGAGATCGCACTTATCATCTTCAACAGCACCAACAAGCTGTTCCAGTATGCCAGCACTGACATGGATAAAGTGCTGCTCAAGTACACAGAGTACAATGAACCCCATGAGAGTCGGACTAATTCAGACATTGTGGAG ACACTGAGGAAGAAGGGTCTAAATGGCTGTGACAGCCCTGATATTGATGCAGATGATTCAGGCCACAGTCCTGAGTCTGAGGATAAATATCGCAAAATCAACGAGGATATTGACCTCATGATCAGTAGACAGAGGCTGTGT ACAATCCCACCTTCCAACTATGACATGCCAGTCTCCATCCCAATAAGTAATCCCAACAGTCTGATCTATAGCCACCCAGGGGGCTCCTTAGGCAACCCCAATCTGCTGCCACTGGCCCATCCCTCCCTTCCGAGGAACACCTTGTCTCCTGGAGTGACTCACAGGCCCCCTAGTGTGGGCAACACAG GTGGTCTCATAGGTTCAGACTTGACCAGCAGCATGGGAACCAATGCTG GAAACGGGTATGGGAATCACCGTAACTCCCCTGGTCTGCTGGTCTCTCCAGGGAGCATGAGCAAAGGCATGCAGGCCAAGACCCCCCCACCCATGTCCATTAACATGAGCAACCGCAAACCTGACCTTCGTGTGCTGATCCCCCCTGGTGCTAAGAACACCATGCCTTCTATT AACCAGAGAATAAACAACTCTCAGTCTGCCCAATCTTTGACCACCCCAGTGGTGTCTGTTGCGACACCCACTCTACCTGGACAGGGAATGGGAGGATACCCCTCAGCCATCTCTGCTTCATATGGTACAG AATATTCTTTGAGCAGCGCAGACCTGACCTCTTTGTCGGGCTTCAACAGCTCCAGCTCTCTCCACATGGGTTCTATGACAGGGTGGCAGCAACAACACCTTCAAAATATGCAGCACCCAGCTCTTGGACACCTAGG AAACTGTATTAGCACTCAGTTATGTCAGAGCTCGAATCTCTCGCTGCCCTCTACACAGAGCATGACCATCAAGTCCGAACCTGTTTCTCCTCCAAGAGACCGAACTGGGAGTGGCTGTGGGGGCTATGCTCAGCCTCCTAACCCCCCTTCCCAGCAGCAGGTACCGCCGCCGGCACAGCAGTCCCTGCTGCGACAGGACTCAGGCCGCTCGCCTGTTGACAGCCTGAGCAGCTGCGGCAGCTCATACGAGGGCAGTGACCGCGATGAACACCGTGCTGACTTCCACTCACCACTGGGACTGCTGCGTCCACCCTCGCATGAGGAGAGTGAGAGTCCATCTGTCAAACGTGTGCGCCTGGCTGAGGGCTGGGCCTCATGA
- the mef2ca gene encoding myocyte enhancer factor 2ca isoform X2, translating into MGRKKIQIARIMDERNRHVTFTKRKFGLMKKAYELSVLCDCEIALIIFNSTNKLFQYASTDMDKVLLKYTEYNEPHESRTNSDIVETLRKKGLNGCDSPDIDADDSGHSPESEDKYRKINEDIDLMISRQRLCTIPPSNYDMPVSIPISNPNSLIYSHPGGSLGNPNLLPLAHPSLPRNTLSPGVTHRPPSVGNTGGLIGSDLTSSMGTNAGNGYGNHRNSPGLLVSPGSMSKGMQAKTPPPMSINMSNRKPDLRVLIPPGAKNTMPSISEDVDMLLNQRINNSQSAQSLTTPVVSVATPTLPGQGMGGYPSAISASYGTEYSLSSADLTSLSGFNSSSSLHMGSMTGWQQQHLQNMQHPALGHLGNCISTQLCQSSNLSLPSTQSMTIKSEPVSPPRDRTGSGCGGYAQPPNPPSQQQVPPPAQQSLLRQDSGRSPVDSLSSCGSSYEGSDRDEHRADFHSPLGLLRPPSHEESESPSVKRVRLAEGWAS; encoded by the exons GTAACATTCACAAAGAGGAAGTTTGGCCTGATGAAGAAAGCCTACGAACTGAGTGTTCTGTGTGATTGTGAGATCGCACTTATCATCTTCAACAGCACCAACAAGCTGTTCCAGTATGCCAGCACTGACATGGATAAAGTGCTGCTCAAGTACACAGAGTACAATGAACCCCATGAGAGTCGGACTAATTCAGACATTGTGGAG ACACTGAGGAAGAAGGGTCTAAATGGCTGTGACAGCCCTGATATTGATGCAGATGATTCAGGCCACAGTCCTGAGTCTGAGGATAAATATCGCAAAATCAACGAGGATATTGACCTCATGATCAGTAGACAGAGGCTGTGT ACAATCCCACCTTCCAACTATGACATGCCAGTCTCCATCCCAATAAGTAATCCCAACAGTCTGATCTATAGCCACCCAGGGGGCTCCTTAGGCAACCCCAATCTGCTGCCACTGGCCCATCCCTCCCTTCCGAGGAACACCTTGTCTCCTGGAGTGACTCACAGGCCCCCTAGTGTGGGCAACACAG GTGGTCTCATAGGTTCAGACTTGACCAGCAGCATGGGAACCAATGCTG GAAACGGGTATGGGAATCACCGTAACTCCCCTGGTCTGCTGGTCTCTCCAGGGAGCATGAGCAAAGGCATGCAGGCCAAGACCCCCCCACCCATGTCCATTAACATGAGCAACCGCAAACCTGACCTTCGTGTGCTGATCCCCCCTGGTGCTAAGAACACCATGCCTTCTATT TCAGAGGATGTTGATATGCTACTG AACCAGAGAATAAACAACTCTCAGTCTGCCCAATCTTTGACCACCCCAGTGGTGTCTGTTGCGACACCCACTCTACCTGGACAGGGAATGGGAGGATACCCCTCAGCCATCTCTGCTTCATATGGTACAG AATATTCTTTGAGCAGCGCAGACCTGACCTCTTTGTCGGGCTTCAACAGCTCCAGCTCTCTCCACATGGGTTCTATGACAGGGTGGCAGCAACAACACCTTCAAAATATGCAGCACCCAGCTCTTGGACACCTAGG AAACTGTATTAGCACTCAGTTATGTCAGAGCTCGAATCTCTCGCTGCCCTCTACACAGAGCATGACCATCAAGTCCGAACCTGTTTCTCCTCCAAGAGACCGAACTGGGAGTGGCTGTGGGGGCTATGCTCAGCCTCCTAACCCCCCTTCCCAGCAGCAGGTACCGCCGCCGGCACAGCAGTCCCTGCTGCGACAGGACTCAGGCCGCTCGCCTGTTGACAGCCTGAGCAGCTGCGGCAGCTCATACGAGGGCAGTGACCGCGATGAACACCGTGCTGACTTCCACTCACCACTGGGACTGCTGCGTCCACCCTCGCATGAGGAGAGTGAGAGTCCATCTGTCAAACGTGTGCGCCTGGCTGAGGGCTGGGCCTCATGA
- the mef2ca gene encoding myocyte enhancer factor 2ca isoform X3: protein MGRKKIQIARIMDERNRHVTFTKRKFGLMKKAYELSVLCDCEIALIIFNSTNKLFQYASTDMDKVLLKYTEYNEPHESRTNSDIVETLRKKGLNGCDSPDIDADDSGHSPESEDKYRKINEDIDLMISRQRLCQTIPPSNYDMPVSIPISNPNSLIYSHPGGSLGNPNLLPLAHPSLPRNTLSPGVTHRPPSVGNTGGLIGSDLTSSMGTNAGNGYGNHRNSPGLLVSPGSMSKGMQAKTPPPMSINMSNRKPDLRVLIPPGAKNTMPSINQRINNSQSAQSLTTPVVSVATPTLPGQGMGGYPSAISASYGTEYSLSSADLTSLSGFNSSSSLHMGSMTGWQQQHLQNMQHPALGHLGNCISTQLCQSSNLSLPSTQSMTIKSEPVSPPRDRTGSGCGGYAQPPNPPSQQQVPPPAQQSLLRQDSGRSPVDSLSSCGSSYEGSDRDEHRADFHSPLGLLRPPSHEESESPSVKRVRLAEGWAS, encoded by the exons GTAACATTCACAAAGAGGAAGTTTGGCCTGATGAAGAAAGCCTACGAACTGAGTGTTCTGTGTGATTGTGAGATCGCACTTATCATCTTCAACAGCACCAACAAGCTGTTCCAGTATGCCAGCACTGACATGGATAAAGTGCTGCTCAAGTACACAGAGTACAATGAACCCCATGAGAGTCGGACTAATTCAGACATTGTGGAG ACACTGAGGAAGAAGGGTCTAAATGGCTGTGACAGCCCTGATATTGATGCAGATGATTCAGGCCACAGTCCTGAGTCTGAGGATAAATATCGCAAAATCAACGAGGATATTGACCTCATGATCAGTAGACAGAGGCTGTGT CAGACAATCCCACCTTCCAACTATGACATGCCAGTCTCCATCCCAATAAGTAATCCCAACAGTCTGATCTATAGCCACCCAGGGGGCTCCTTAGGCAACCCCAATCTGCTGCCACTGGCCCATCCCTCCCTTCCGAGGAACACCTTGTCTCCTGGAGTGACTCACAGGCCCCCTAGTGTGGGCAACACAG GTGGTCTCATAGGTTCAGACTTGACCAGCAGCATGGGAACCAATGCTG GAAACGGGTATGGGAATCACCGTAACTCCCCTGGTCTGCTGGTCTCTCCAGGGAGCATGAGCAAAGGCATGCAGGCCAAGACCCCCCCACCCATGTCCATTAACATGAGCAACCGCAAACCTGACCTTCGTGTGCTGATCCCCCCTGGTGCTAAGAACACCATGCCTTCTATT AACCAGAGAATAAACAACTCTCAGTCTGCCCAATCTTTGACCACCCCAGTGGTGTCTGTTGCGACACCCACTCTACCTGGACAGGGAATGGGAGGATACCCCTCAGCCATCTCTGCTTCATATGGTACAG AATATTCTTTGAGCAGCGCAGACCTGACCTCTTTGTCGGGCTTCAACAGCTCCAGCTCTCTCCACATGGGTTCTATGACAGGGTGGCAGCAACAACACCTTCAAAATATGCAGCACCCAGCTCTTGGACACCTAGG AAACTGTATTAGCACTCAGTTATGTCAGAGCTCGAATCTCTCGCTGCCCTCTACACAGAGCATGACCATCAAGTCCGAACCTGTTTCTCCTCCAAGAGACCGAACTGGGAGTGGCTGTGGGGGCTATGCTCAGCCTCCTAACCCCCCTTCCCAGCAGCAGGTACCGCCGCCGGCACAGCAGTCCCTGCTGCGACAGGACTCAGGCCGCTCGCCTGTTGACAGCCTGAGCAGCTGCGGCAGCTCATACGAGGGCAGTGACCGCGATGAACACCGTGCTGACTTCCACTCACCACTGGGACTGCTGCGTCCACCCTCGCATGAGGAGAGTGAGAGTCCATCTGTCAAACGTGTGCGCCTGGCTGAGGGCTGGGCCTCATGA